A stretch of the Corynebacterium maris DSM 45190 genome encodes the following:
- a CDS encoding anti-sigma factor, TIGR02949 family protein, producing the protein MNAAGEAGKPQERCGCDGRHVHEALCALFDDGQLTPERAEQIRQEFAECPSCSGRMQSEALIRELLQRCRCEDPAPQALYQRITAQIRFTARG; encoded by the coding sequence ATGAACGCTGCAGGAGAGGCCGGGAAACCGCAGGAGCGGTGCGGCTGCGACGGTCGGCACGTCCATGAGGCGCTGTGCGCGCTGTTCGACGACGGGCAGCTGACGCCGGAGCGGGCGGAACAGATCCGGCAGGAATTCGCGGAATGTCCCTCCTGCAGCGGCCGGATGCAGTCGGAGGCGCTGATCCGGGAGCTGTTGCAGCGGTGCCGCTGCGAGGACCCGGCCCCGCAGGCTTTGTACCAGCGCATCACCGCGCAGATCCGTTTCACCGCCCGGGGTTGA
- a CDS encoding DUF3152 domain-containing protein gives MPESAVAVFTREHGWRAYAIPVLAVITVWVLIDVLMSPADDVEAGDAATDTAVDAPAREVEEPPFGPGPDPSRSGGVAVAPTELPPGGAFTQAGEGSFRTVGAPGLAVGAGEEVVIRYVLEVENGVDTASYGGDDAFASLVDATLADPRGWIHDPRFRFEHVAPGADPNLRIRLASVDTTHEFCGNDLEMETSCRTTVTGENLVMLNDSRWTRGADTFEGDLGSYRQYLINHEVGHALGYQRHVACGGEGALAPIMMQQTLSLNNSQLNDFNPEEIYPDDDATCRYNAWPYPELGDLPGAAGGPAAPPVDALVGGAEEAR, from the coding sequence GTGCCTGAATCCGCCGTCGCCGTCTTCACCCGCGAGCACGGCTGGCGGGCCTACGCCATCCCGGTGCTCGCGGTGATCACCGTCTGGGTGTTGATCGACGTGCTCATGTCCCCGGCGGACGACGTCGAGGCCGGGGACGCCGCCACCGACACGGCGGTGGACGCGCCCGCCCGCGAGGTGGAGGAACCTCCGTTCGGCCCGGGGCCGGACCCGTCCCGTTCGGGGGGCGTGGCGGTCGCCCCCACCGAGTTGCCGCCCGGCGGCGCCTTCACACAGGCGGGGGAGGGCAGCTTCCGCACCGTCGGCGCGCCCGGCCTGGCGGTCGGCGCCGGCGAGGAAGTCGTGATCCGCTATGTGTTGGAGGTGGAAAACGGCGTCGACACCGCCAGCTACGGCGGCGACGACGCCTTCGCCTCGCTGGTTGACGCCACCCTGGCGGATCCGCGCGGCTGGATCCACGATCCCCGCTTCCGCTTCGAGCACGTCGCCCCCGGCGCGGACCCCAACCTGCGGATCCGGCTGGCCAGCGTGGACACCACGCACGAATTCTGCGGCAACGACCTGGAGATGGAAACCAGTTGCCGCACCACCGTCACCGGCGAAAACCTGGTGATGCTCAACGACTCCCGCTGGACGCGCGGGGCCGACACCTTCGAGGGCGACCTCGGTTCCTACCGCCAATACCTGATCAACCACGAGGTCGGTCACGCCCTCGGCTACCAGCGCCACGTGGCCTGTGGCGGAGAAGGGGCGTTGGCCCCGATCATGATGCAGCAGACGTTGAGCCTGAACAACAGTCAGCTCAACGACTTCAACCCGGAAGAGATTTACCCGGACGACGATGCGACCTGCCGGTACAACGCCTGGCCCTACCCGGAACTCGGCGACCTGCCGGGCGCCGCGGGCGGGCCGGCCGCACCGCCGGTGGACGCGCTCGTCGGCGGGGCAGAGGAGGCTCGATGA
- a CDS encoding WhiB family transcriptional regulator, whose translation MDWRNEAVCRDEDPELFFPVGNSGPALSQIAKAKLVCNRCPVTSTCLKWALETGQDAGVWGGMSEEERRALKRANKRGRGRARITA comes from the coding sequence ATGGATTGGCGCAACGAAGCAGTCTGCCGCGACGAAGACCCGGAGCTGTTCTTCCCCGTCGGTAACTCCGGCCCGGCCCTGAGCCAGATCGCCAAGGCGAAGCTCGTCTGCAACCGCTGCCCCGTCACCTCCACCTGCCTGAAGTGGGCGCTGGAGACCGGCCAGGACGCCGGCGTCTGGGGCGGCATGAGCGAGGAAGAGCGCCGCGCCCTCAAGCGCGCGAACAAGCGCGGCCGCGGCCGCGCCCGCATCACCGCTTAA
- a CDS encoding DEAD/DEAH box helicase: MKNVSAPRSLPANTVPAQPTPSPTFAELGVAVEICEALAEIGIVHTFAIQELTLPLALDGKDLIGQARTGMGKTYGYGVPLLDRVFDSADVAELDGTPRGLVIAPTRELAVQVGDDLAAAATRLPIRVTTIYGGRPYEEQIAALEAGVDVVVGTPGRLLDLHRQGHLQLDRVAVLVLDEADEMLDLGFLPDIEALVEALTHEHQTLLFSATMPGPILTLARSFMDRPIHIRAEDPGESATHDSTEQVVFQSHRMDKAAVVSKILQARGRGRTIVFTRTKRSAAELADDLAELGFSVGAVHGDMGQPAREKSLSAFREGTVEILVATDVAARGIDVDDVTHVINYQTPDDPMTYVHRIGRTGRAGHQGIAVTLVGYDELLKWKVINDELGLDVPEPPQWFSSSPELHQALDIPESAGKRVGRARKAVGGARSRRR; this comes from the coding sequence ATGAAGAACGTGTCAGCTCCTCGTTCTCTACCGGCGAACACTGTGCCGGCGCAGCCCACCCCGTCCCCGACTTTCGCAGAACTCGGCGTCGCCGTGGAAATCTGCGAGGCGCTCGCCGAGATCGGCATCGTCCACACCTTCGCCATCCAGGAGCTCACCCTGCCGCTCGCCCTCGACGGCAAAGACCTCATCGGCCAGGCGCGCACCGGCATGGGCAAAACCTACGGCTACGGCGTACCGCTGCTGGACCGGGTCTTCGACTCCGCCGACGTGGCAGAGCTCGACGGCACCCCGCGCGGATTGGTCATCGCGCCCACCCGCGAGTTGGCGGTGCAGGTCGGCGACGACCTCGCGGCCGCGGCGACGCGGCTGCCGATCCGGGTGACCACCATTTACGGCGGACGCCCCTACGAGGAACAGATCGCGGCGCTGGAAGCAGGCGTCGACGTGGTCGTCGGCACCCCGGGTCGCCTGCTGGACCTGCACCGACAGGGTCACCTGCAGCTCGACCGGGTCGCCGTGCTCGTCCTCGACGAGGCCGACGAAATGCTGGACCTGGGCTTTTTACCGGACATCGAAGCCCTCGTCGAAGCCCTCACCCATGAGCACCAGACCCTGCTGTTCTCCGCGACGATGCCGGGGCCGATCCTCACGCTGGCCCGATCGTTCATGGACCGCCCGATCCACATCCGCGCCGAGGACCCGGGCGAATCCGCGACGCACGACAGCACCGAACAAGTCGTCTTCCAGTCCCACCGGATGGACAAGGCCGCGGTCGTGTCCAAAATCCTGCAGGCCCGCGGCCGGGGGCGCACCATCGTGTTCACCCGCACCAAACGCAGCGCCGCAGAACTCGCGGACGACCTCGCGGAACTGGGCTTTTCCGTCGGCGCCGTGCACGGCGACATGGGCCAACCCGCCCGCGAAAAATCCCTGTCCGCCTTCCGGGAGGGCACCGTGGAGATCCTCGTGGCCACGGACGTGGCCGCCCGCGGCATCGACGTCGACGACGTCACCCACGTGATCAACTACCAGACGCCCGACGACCCGATGACCTACGTCCACCGCATCGGACGCACCGGCCGCGCCGGGCACCAGGGCATCGCCGTGACCCTCGTCGGCTACGACGAGCTGCTCAAGTGGAAGGTCATCAACGACGAACTCGGGCTAGATGTGCCGGAGCCGCCGCAGTGGTTCTCCTCGTCCCCCGAACTGCATCAGGCACTCGACATCCCCGAGTCTGCGGGCAAGCGCGTCGGCCGCGCGCGGAAGGCGGTCGGCGGCGCCCGGAGCCGCCGCCGATGA
- the aroA gene encoding 3-phosphoshikimate 1-carboxyvinyltransferase translates to MDLMTDLWPAPSVSRPVDFDHRIPGSKSITNRAYILAALADGPSRLEGALRSRDTDLMAKALESLGTGVTFIDDTTVEIEPNTLRGGRVECGLAGTVMRFVPAVAALADGEAVFDGDPQARVRPMSTILDALRSLGAEIEGERLPFTVRGDGEIAGGVVDVDASGSSQFVSGLLLAGARFRDGLTVRHAGDKVPSTPHIDMTVAMLREAGVTVAAGEKSWTVAPGPIAGRTWRIEPDLSNATPFLAAAAVTGGRVRIADWPAETTQPGDAIRAILQRMGCTVELLPTDEGHDLQVTGPAGGTLRGIELDMSDVGELTPTVAALAALADSESRLTGVAHLRGHETDRLAALTAEINGLGGDCTELDDGLLIRPATLHGGVWRSYADHRMATAGAIVGLRAEGVKVEDVGTTAKTLPGFEDMWKEMIDG, encoded by the coding sequence ATGGACCTCATGACCGATCTGTGGCCCGCTCCCTCCGTCTCCCGCCCCGTCGACTTCGATCACCGCATCCCGGGTTCGAAGTCGATCACCAACCGCGCCTACATTCTGGCCGCGCTCGCCGACGGCCCCTCGCGGCTGGAGGGCGCCCTGCGCTCCCGCGACACGGACCTGATGGCCAAGGCGCTCGAGTCCCTGGGCACGGGCGTGACCTTTATCGACGACACCACCGTCGAGATCGAGCCGAACACCTTGCGCGGCGGGCGGGTCGAGTGCGGCCTGGCCGGCACCGTCATGCGCTTTGTCCCCGCGGTCGCGGCGCTGGCCGACGGAGAAGCGGTCTTCGACGGCGACCCGCAGGCACGGGTGCGCCCCATGTCCACGATCCTGGACGCCCTGCGCAGCCTGGGCGCGGAGATCGAAGGCGAGCGCCTCCCGTTCACCGTGCGCGGCGACGGTGAGATCGCCGGCGGCGTCGTCGACGTCGACGCCTCCGGGTCATCCCAGTTCGTCTCCGGTCTGCTGCTGGCCGGCGCCCGCTTCCGCGACGGCTTGACTGTGCGCCACGCCGGCGACAAGGTGCCCAGCACCCCGCACATCGACATGACCGTCGCCATGCTCCGCGAGGCCGGGGTGACGGTCGCCGCCGGGGAGAAAAGCTGGACCGTGGCGCCCGGTCCGATCGCGGGACGCACCTGGCGCATCGAGCCGGACCTGTCCAACGCCACCCCTTTCCTCGCCGCCGCGGCCGTCACTGGCGGCCGAGTACGCATCGCCGACTGGCCGGCGGAGACCACCCAGCCGGGCGACGCCATCCGCGCGATCCTGCAGCGGATGGGCTGCACCGTCGAGCTGCTGCCCACCGATGAGGGCCACGACCTGCAGGTGACCGGCCCGGCCGGCGGCACGCTGCGTGGAATTGAGCTGGACATGTCGGACGTCGGCGAACTGACCCCCACCGTCGCCGCGTTGGCGGCGCTGGCGGACTCCGAATCCCGGCTGACGGGCGTCGCCCACCTGCGCGGGCATGAAACCGACCGGTTGGCGGCGCTCACCGCCGAAATCAACGGCCTCGGCGGCGACTGCACCGAACTCGACGACGGCCTGCTCATCCGCCCCGCCACCCTGCACGGCGGCGTCTGGCGCTCCTACGCCGACCACCGCATGGCCACCGCCGGCGCCATCGTCGGCCTACGCGCCGAGGGCGTCAAGGTCGAGGACGTGGGCACCACCGCCAAGACGCTGCCCGGATTCGAGGACATGTGGAAAGAGATGATTGATGGTTAG
- a CDS encoding DUF6912 family protein: protein MRVYLPATFSMLMDLNGQSVVTARRGWAFAVTPSLREFYTSGEEEELEAIAFDDAAEASIRLLAVGDQERFPHRRVVISADVEDSAATLTPDMGESVVKLDPAQIELRRVAAVHVDVEESEEATAKAIEAIDASDLGDEDAELIVGDAQDHYLAFYHPDELPFLIDLL, encoded by the coding sequence TTGCGCGTCTACCTCCCGGCCACCTTCAGCATGCTCATGGACCTGAACGGGCAGTCCGTGGTCACCGCCCGCAGGGGGTGGGCGTTCGCCGTGACGCCGTCCCTGCGCGAGTTCTACACCTCTGGCGAGGAAGAGGAGTTGGAGGCCATCGCCTTCGACGACGCCGCCGAGGCGTCGATCCGGCTGCTCGCCGTCGGTGACCAGGAACGTTTCCCGCACCGCCGCGTGGTGATCTCCGCGGACGTCGAGGACTCCGCCGCGACGCTCACCCCGGACATGGGCGAATCCGTGGTCAAGCTGGACCCGGCGCAGATTGAGCTGCGCCGGGTCGCGGCCGTGCACGTCGACGTCGAAGAGTCGGAGGAGGCCACGGCGAAGGCGATCGAGGCGATCGACGCCTCCGACCTCGGTGACGAGGACGCGGAGCTGATCGTCGGTGACGCTCAAGACCATTACCTGGCCTTCTACCACCCGGACGAGCTGCCTTTTCTGATCGACCTGCTGTAG
- a CDS encoding Rv3212 family protein: MSDAARGPLRRTRADVIGVGAVTAVAALALGGAWFTAPIRDVEHSPAAEAQPAVEAPTQVPDTLSPVFELADAPVPGHPGPVVADGALITNDGHTVTARTPDGEEIWSYGRPEELCSLGAAWDDVVVVYRTGVGCGDAVSLDATTGEYDGTRSAIASESPLAVSSNDRVGVVGADRVELWRSDMVRTVEYGEVEAKQEPDLQPNEDCTITSALTRTDALAVTEVCPDDPSVSWLRFQETTPEDARAPEITHEQRLADPGARLVAVGQDGAAVYLPDAENGSARLLSVAGGGSEHGSRAVAQAPTLTDPPTPFMPATADLPHHMSWFDGQRLYLLTPETLLIDHVFEDAVGTGVAVADLLLYPTAEGIAVADGSTGAVQRVIPVDRGEYAGPVFLGLAGDTIVEKRDDTVTGLR, from the coding sequence ATGAGCGACGCCGCACGAGGCCCGCTGCGGCGCACCCGGGCGGATGTGATCGGGGTCGGCGCAGTCACCGCCGTCGCCGCACTCGCCTTGGGCGGGGCGTGGTTCACCGCGCCCATCCGCGACGTGGAGCACTCCCCCGCCGCCGAGGCCCAGCCCGCGGTCGAGGCCCCCACCCAGGTCCCGGACACGCTCTCACCGGTCTTCGAGCTCGCCGACGCCCCCGTCCCCGGCCACCCCGGCCCGGTGGTCGCCGACGGGGCACTGATCACCAACGACGGGCACACCGTCACTGCGCGGACGCCGGACGGCGAGGAGATCTGGTCCTACGGCCGCCCGGAGGAACTCTGTTCGCTCGGCGCCGCCTGGGATGACGTCGTCGTGGTCTACCGCACCGGCGTGGGCTGCGGCGACGCCGTCTCCCTCGACGCGACCACCGGCGAGTACGACGGCACCCGCAGCGCAATCGCCTCGGAGTCACCCCTGGCCGTCAGTTCCAACGACCGGGTCGGCGTCGTCGGCGCGGACCGGGTGGAGCTGTGGCGCTCCGACATGGTGCGCACCGTGGAATACGGGGAGGTGGAAGCGAAACAGGAGCCGGACCTGCAGCCGAACGAGGACTGCACGATCACCTCCGCGCTGACGCGCACGGACGCCCTCGCGGTCACGGAAGTGTGCCCGGACGACCCGTCCGTGAGCTGGCTGCGTTTCCAGGAGACGACGCCGGAGGACGCCCGCGCCCCGGAGATCACCCACGAACAGCGTCTTGCGGACCCGGGGGCCCGGCTGGTGGCCGTGGGCCAAGACGGGGCCGCGGTATATCTTCCCGACGCGGAAAACGGGTCCGCCCGCCTGCTCAGCGTGGCCGGGGGCGGCTCCGAGCACGGCAGCCGTGCTGTGGCCCAGGCGCCGACGCTCACCGATCCGCCGACGCCGTTCATGCCCGCCACCGCCGACCTGCCGCACCACATGAGCTGGTTCGACGGGCAGCGGCTCTACCTGCTGACGCCGGAGACGTTGCTCATCGACCACGTCTTCGAGGACGCCGTGGGCACCGGCGTGGCGGTCGCGGACCTGCTGCTCTACCCCACGGCGGAGGGGATCGCCGTCGCGGACGGGTCCACCGGGGCCGTGCAGCGGGTCATCCCCGTGGACCGCGGCGAGTACGCCGGCCCGGTCTTCCTGGGGCTGGCGGGCGACACGATCGTGGAAAAACGCGACGACACGGTCACCGGGTTACGTTAA
- a CDS encoding 50S ribosomal protein bL37 produces the protein MSKRGRKRKDRRKKSANRGKRPCA, from the coding sequence ATGAGCAAGCGTGGCCGTAAGCGCAAGGACCGTCGTAAGAAGAGCGCAAACCGCGGAAAGCGTCCCTGCGCTTAA
- a CDS encoding sigma-70 family RNA polymerase sigma factor, which yields MADTDSAASQELAERFEDEALPLLNQLYGGALRMTRNPPDAEDLVQETYLKAYKAFHSFKQGTNLKAWLYRIMTNTYINSYRKKQRQPAQQLTEEITDYQLYTTSSHDSTGLESAEVLALENLPDSDIVDALNQLSEDYRLVVYLADVEGLAYREIAEAMGTPLGTVMSRLHRGRKQLRGLLKEVAREQGIGLDHPDMADDGSAGATKKNKK from the coding sequence ATGGCTGACACTGATTCCGCTGCATCCCAGGAGCTGGCGGAACGCTTCGAAGACGAGGCGTTGCCGTTGCTGAACCAGCTGTACGGCGGTGCGCTGCGGATGACGCGCAACCCACCGGACGCGGAGGACCTCGTCCAAGAGACGTACCTCAAGGCGTACAAGGCCTTCCACTCCTTTAAGCAGGGGACGAACCTCAAGGCCTGGCTGTACCGGATCATGACGAACACCTACATCAACTCCTACCGCAAGAAACAGCGCCAACCGGCGCAGCAGCTGACGGAGGAGATCACGGACTACCAGCTCTACACCACCTCGTCGCACGATTCGACGGGGCTGGAGTCCGCGGAGGTCCTCGCCTTGGAAAACCTCCCCGACAGCGACATCGTCGACGCGCTCAACCAGTTGTCGGAGGACTACCGCCTGGTGGTGTATCTCGCCGACGTGGAGGGGCTGGCCTACAGGGAAATCGCCGAAGCCATGGGAACTCCGCTGGGCACGGTGATGAGCAGGCTGCACCGGGGAAGAAAACAGCTGCGCGGGTTGTTGAAGGAAGTGGCCCGGGAACAAGGCATCGGCCTGGATCATCCAGACATGGCTGACGACGGGTCGGCTGGGGCAACGAAGAAGAACAAGAAGTAG
- a CDS encoding SOS response-associated peptidase, whose product MCGRFVLFTTGEDLLEEVGRLPGVREVHAPDGTPGSRYNLAPTQMVPVIRVAESMAQARLDPARWGLLPGWKRDDSGPPLFNARGETVAQKPSFRAAFAQRRCLIPVDGYYEWHQEQGQKKKTPYYVSLGQGRMLWAAGLWDTGLNQLSTTMVTTDSAGPIAWLHHRLPRFLGHDEVEQWLTGTPEQAGELLYPAPERLLQELRWRPADTAVGNVRNDHPGLLDAAADGLF is encoded by the coding sequence ATGTGCGGACGATTCGTATTGTTCACCACCGGCGAGGATTTATTGGAGGAGGTCGGGCGGCTGCCCGGGGTGCGCGAGGTGCACGCCCCCGACGGCACCCCCGGCTCCCGTTACAACCTGGCGCCGACGCAGATGGTCCCGGTGATCCGGGTGGCGGAGTCCATGGCGCAGGCCCGGTTGGACCCGGCCCGGTGGGGATTGTTGCCCGGGTGGAAGCGCGACGATTCCGGGCCGCCGCTGTTCAACGCCCGTGGCGAGACCGTGGCGCAGAAGCCCAGCTTCCGGGCGGCGTTCGCCCAGCGTCGCTGCCTGATCCCCGTGGACGGCTACTACGAGTGGCATCAGGAGCAGGGGCAGAAAAAGAAGACGCCCTATTACGTCAGCCTGGGTCAGGGGCGGATGCTCTGGGCGGCGGGCCTGTGGGACACGGGGTTGAATCAGTTGTCGACGACGATGGTGACCACGGATTCGGCGGGCCCCATCGCGTGGCTGCATCACCGGTTGCCGCGATTTTTGGGCCACGACGAGGTCGAGCAGTGGCTCACCGGCACCCCGGAACAGGCGGGGGAGCTGCTGTACCCCGCCCCGGAGCGGTTGCTGCAGGAGCTGCGGTGGCGGCCGGCGGACACGGCGGTGGGCAACGTGCGCAACGATCACCCCGGGTTGCTCGACGCCGCCGCCGACGGCCTCTTCTGA
- a CDS encoding DUF3107 domain-containing protein translates to MDIKIGFTESPRELIIKLEEAARGDAVTRIKDALKADEGILELDDAKGRTYLINAEEVAYVEVGSDAAHPVGFMGA, encoded by the coding sequence ATGGACATCAAGATCGGTTTCACGGAAAGCCCGCGCGAGCTCATCATCAAACTGGAGGAGGCGGCCCGCGGGGACGCGGTCACCCGCATCAAGGACGCGCTGAAGGCCGACGAGGGCATCCTGGAACTGGACGACGCCAAGGGGCGCACCTACTTGATCAACGCCGAAGAGGTCGCTTACGTGGAGGTCGGCTCCGACGCCGCGCACCCGGTCGGCTTCATGGGCGCCTAA
- the rsgA gene encoding ribosome small subunit-dependent GTPase A codes for MVRRQYDESDVRVRPGRGSRPRTKTRPRHDDAEFGMVVTKDRGRWGVVLDGREDAVVCMRARELGRTAIEVGDRVGVVGDTSGTEGTLARIVKLAERTSVLRRTADDTDPYERIVVANADQLLIVSAVADPPPRSGFVERALIAAFVGGIHPILCLTKSDLTDPAPFAEEFAALGITVVIAGVDDPVDEVRDLIAGKVTALIGHSGVGKSTLVNRLVPDANRETGIVSGVGKGRHTSTQSVALRLPGEDGGWIVDTPGIRSFGLAHVDADTVVGVFDDLAEAAEDCPRGCSHAGPPADPECAWDQLDPDSATGRRAAAVRKLLAALRSNNEWEM; via the coding sequence ATGGTTAGGCGACAGTACGACGAGTCCGACGTCCGGGTCCGGCCCGGCCGGGGTTCGCGCCCGCGGACGAAAACCCGGCCCCGCCACGACGACGCCGAATTCGGCATGGTCGTGACCAAAGACCGCGGCCGCTGGGGCGTGGTCTTGGACGGGCGCGAGGACGCGGTGGTGTGCATGCGTGCCCGGGAGCTGGGCCGCACCGCCATCGAGGTCGGCGACCGGGTGGGCGTCGTCGGCGACACCTCCGGCACGGAAGGCACGCTGGCGCGGATCGTGAAGCTCGCCGAGCGCACCAGCGTCCTGCGCCGCACGGCCGACGACACCGACCCCTATGAACGCATCGTGGTGGCCAACGCCGACCAGTTGCTCATCGTCTCCGCCGTGGCCGATCCCCCGCCGCGTTCCGGTTTCGTCGAACGCGCCCTGATCGCCGCCTTCGTCGGCGGCATCCACCCCATCCTGTGTCTGACCAAGTCGGATCTGACTGACCCCGCCCCCTTCGCCGAGGAATTCGCGGCCCTGGGCATCACCGTGGTGATCGCCGGCGTCGACGATCCCGTAGACGAGGTCCGCGACCTGATCGCCGGCAAGGTCACCGCCCTGATCGGGCATTCTGGGGTGGGCAAGTCCACCCTGGTCAACCGGCTGGTCCCCGACGCCAACCGGGAGACCGGCATCGTCTCCGGGGTGGGCAAGGGCCGCCACACCTCTACCCAGTCGGTGGCGCTGCGGCTGCCCGGCGAGGACGGCGGCTGGATCGTCGACACCCCGGGCATCCGCTCCTTCGGGCTGGCACATGTCGACGCCGACACCGTCGTGGGCGTGTTCGACGACCTCGCCGAGGCCGCCGAGGACTGCCCCCGCGGTTGTTCCCACGCCGGTCCCCCGGCGGACCCGGAGTGCGCCTGGGACCAGCTCGACCCGGACTCCGCCACCGGCCGCCGGGCCGCCGCGGTGCGTAAGCTGCTGGCCGCGTTGCGCAGCAACAACGAGTGGGAGATGTGA